The Gemmatimonadales bacterium genome includes a region encoding these proteins:
- a CDS encoding prolyl oligopeptidase family serine peptidase translates to MRSGALVLAAVACLTVRAAGAAQERGDSTGPGPSLRDIIGVAQVIEVQLSPDGKRVVYEVRRTRWASNRYVTELWLRSTDARGTPVKLVTGTPTTSAYQSLQARWSPDSRRLAYFSDRDGSNQIWLLNPDTRATERLTRLARWQAVDPRTVQPAFFRWSPDSRSIAFAAFWPIPPDSARDPNTMTRGQSVGVDWTKQNRLPGARTTTNASLWLVDIGSRRVRRLTDDSLHVADIAWSPDGSRIALSAGARPEDVPYKSDLYVLDVRSRAMKLLLAQPGWDAAPQWSPDGRWIAFESQRGRVDWNYGSYLAVLSPEGGEPRYLAPGFEEEVGNWPHLLGWAADSRSLYLYAYVRLGHHVYRAGLDGAPATPVTGGTRFLDHFSLAPAASAIAVTVEDPVTPPDVYLSPLEGFAPRRLTDVNPGWAAFPKPRVDTVSWRSRDGRFDVEGLLIRPSDTVAGARYPLLVFLEGGPSSVRAGFQLDDPAAYPLIAFANKGYLVFAPGSRGRPGYGAGYRQSMPEHSDFLPGPFEDVMAGVDHLIRSGMVDSTRMGVMGFSYGGALSAYTITHTDRFRAASINEGPANFLRYAVTVAGQRDRVAILHDQAGFGSPWHPDSLRTLLDQSGIFRMDRVRTPTLLEFGFTSLAEPDGIEMYGVLQRFRVPSALVVYPRTGHGIEEPFLREDSYRRNVAWFDYWVRGRGENPLAASTR, encoded by the coding sequence GTGAGGTCCGGCGCGCTCGTCCTCGCGGCCGTCGCCTGCCTCACGGTCCGGGCGGCGGGCGCGGCGCAGGAGCGCGGCGACTCGACCGGCCCGGGCCCCTCGCTCCGCGACATCATCGGCGTCGCCCAGGTGATCGAGGTGCAGCTCTCGCCCGACGGGAAGCGGGTGGTGTACGAGGTCCGCCGCACCCGCTGGGCGTCCAACCGCTACGTCACCGAGCTCTGGCTCCGCTCGACCGATGCGCGCGGCACACCGGTCAAGCTCGTCACCGGCACCCCGACGACCTCGGCGTACCAGTCGCTCCAGGCGCGCTGGTCGCCCGACTCGCGCCGCCTCGCCTACTTCTCCGACCGCGACGGCTCGAACCAGATCTGGCTGCTGAATCCGGACACCCGGGCGACCGAGCGCCTGACCCGGCTGGCCCGCTGGCAGGCGGTGGACCCGCGCACCGTGCAGCCCGCGTTCTTCCGCTGGTCGCCCGATAGCCGCTCGATCGCCTTCGCCGCGTTCTGGCCGATCCCGCCCGACTCGGCGCGCGACCCCAACACCATGACCCGGGGCCAGTCGGTCGGCGTGGACTGGACCAAGCAGAACCGCTTGCCGGGGGCGCGGACCACGACCAACGCATCGCTGTGGCTGGTGGACATCGGCTCTCGGCGAGTGCGCCGTCTCACCGACGATTCGCTGCATGTGGCCGATATCGCCTGGTCTCCCGACGGGTCCCGGATCGCGCTGTCGGCCGGCGCCCGGCCGGAGGACGTGCCCTACAAGTCCGACCTCTATGTGCTGGACGTGCGGAGCCGGGCGATGAAGCTCCTGCTGGCCCAGCCAGGGTGGGACGCCGCGCCGCAGTGGTCGCCCGACGGCCGGTGGATCGCTTTCGAGTCGCAGCGGGGCAGGGTGGACTGGAACTACGGCTCGTATCTCGCAGTTCTCTCGCCCGAGGGCGGCGAGCCCCGGTATCTCGCCCCGGGCTTCGAAGAGGAAGTGGGCAACTGGCCGCACCTCCTCGGCTGGGCCGCGGACAGCCGGAGTCTCTATTTATATGCCTACGTCCGCCTGGGGCACCATGTCTACCGGGCCGGCCTCGACGGCGCGCCGGCCACGCCGGTGACCGGAGGGACCCGCTTCCTGGACCACTTCAGTCTCGCACCGGCCGCGTCGGCGATCGCGGTGACGGTGGAAGATCCGGTCACCCCACCGGACGTGTATTTGAGCCCGCTCGAGGGGTTCGCGCCGCGGCGCCTAACCGACGTCAATCCGGGCTGGGCCGCGTTCCCGAAGCCGCGGGTGGACACCGTCTCCTGGCGAAGCCGGGACGGCCGATTCGACGTCGAGGGTCTCCTGATCCGGCCGTCGGACACCGTCGCGGGTGCGCGCTACCCGCTGCTGGTGTTCCTGGAGGGCGGCCCTTCGTCGGTGCGGGCCGGGTTCCAGCTCGACGACCCCGCGGCGTATCCGTTGATCGCCTTCGCCAATAAGGGTTACCTCGTCTTCGCGCCCGGCAGCCGCGGGCGGCCGGGCTATGGCGCGGGGTACCGGCAGTCCATGCCGGAGCACTCGGACTTCCTGCCCGGCCCCTTCGAGGACGTGATGGCCGGGGTGGACCACCTCATCCGATCGGGGATGGTGGATTCCACCCGGATGGGCGTCATGGGCTTCAGTTACGGTGGCGCGCTCAGCGCGTACACCATCACCCATACCGACCGCTTCCGGGCGGCGTCCATCAACGAGGGTCCAGCCAACTTTCTGCGCTACGCGGTGACGGTCGCCGGGCAGCGCGACCGGGTCGCCATTCTGCACGACCAGGCCGGCTTCGGCTCCCCCTGGCACCCGGATTCGCTACGGACCCTGCTGGATCAATCGGGGATCTTCCGGATGGACCGGGTGCGCACGCCGACGTTGCTCGAGTTCGGGTTCACTTCGCTGGCGGAGCCCGACGGGATCGAGATGTATGGGGTGCTGCAGCGGTTCCGGGTGCCGTCGGCGCTGGTCGTGTATCCCCGCACCGGACACGGGATCGAGGAGCCGTTCCTGCGGGAGGACAGCTATCGGCGGAACGTCGCGTGGTTCGACTATTGGGTGCGCGGGCGGG
- a CDS encoding TonB-dependent receptor has protein sequence MHRLRIAVAHTLAAALALSAAPARAQAVATAAYERGPRFLLATATELVPVDVSRTRTLARRLSLQLEGATLKEALEAIAAQSGLVLAYSDDVVPLGNRVHLRAEAVTAAAALTDVLFDAGVDVVFKTDGSAALVKRRAPRIGSVSGQVTDAQTGQGLESVEVLLQGTRWRALTSADGRYRLADVAAGDYTLVARRIGYGRQTRPITVATDQDLNLDLALAPAATELEELVSVGTVVPTEVKALPSPVSVITAKDIEQQQLRRTDQLFRIFVPSAVAWDLGESPEQTAITIRGASSFTGGTGVKVFVDGVEVANTTFTLIDPTSIERVEIIRGPEAATIYGPGAIGGVMQVFTKKGDPARARPEYEAQASAGMVESEFKNGSALRQDYRAAIRGGGGSYGYNVGASYGRTGEWLPEFRLRTPSVFGGAQLTQGPVQVEISGRYFGTDQNIPNSPRLVAAGLESPAPRYEERHYHQSTLGAHVGYTPVTWWHHNLTVGVDAFDGSQYNTRPRLLTPDDTLLQVVNRESSKKSIAYNTSVTLPTASRISAVVTAGFDHFSTDDNSFIAGLSDNFEGVLRPDPALPITAIRSPTSNTGFFGQTQLGLDDALFLTAGLRVDDNTVLGGEHPVSPRVGLAWSRPVGGVTVKLRSGYGEAIRAPEALSRLGLDLGFIRNLPNLDLRAERQKGVDAGVDLASGRGTVSVTYYHQIAQDLIQSVLIGVTPQGVPEFQDQNAGKVRNTGLELEAGMRLGAVQLTGNYAYTSSQVRELAVGYLGELLPGDYVLEIPKHSAGATAAFTLFQRTSIATGLTFVGKRTSYDYVALFNGTPARDAWVTYDPFFKLNLTVTQTLTPGISALLTVENLSNNNTGEEFDYLPSLGRISTVGLRARW, from the coding sequence ATGCACCGATTGCGGATCGCGGTTGCCCACACCCTCGCCGCCGCCCTCGCCCTGTCCGCCGCTCCCGCCCGGGCACAGGCGGTCGCGACCGCCGCCTACGAGCGGGGGCCCCGTTTCCTCCTCGCCACCGCGACGGAGCTCGTCCCGGTGGACGTGAGCCGGACCCGCACGCTCGCCCGGCGCCTCTCCCTCCAGCTCGAGGGCGCGACGCTCAAGGAGGCGCTGGAGGCCATTGCCGCGCAGTCGGGGCTGGTCCTCGCCTACAGCGACGACGTGGTCCCCCTGGGCAACCGGGTGCACCTCCGCGCCGAGGCGGTCACCGCGGCCGCGGCGCTGACCGACGTGCTGTTCGATGCCGGCGTGGACGTGGTGTTCAAGACCGACGGGAGCGCGGCCCTGGTGAAGCGCCGGGCGCCCCGGATCGGCAGCGTGTCCGGTCAGGTCACCGACGCGCAGACCGGGCAGGGACTCGAGTCGGTCGAGGTGCTGCTGCAAGGTACCCGCTGGCGGGCCCTCACCTCGGCCGACGGCCGCTACCGGCTCGCCGACGTGGCCGCCGGCGACTACACCCTCGTGGCTCGGCGCATCGGTTACGGGAGGCAGACCCGGCCGATCACGGTGGCGACCGACCAGGACCTCAACCTGGACCTGGCCCTCGCGCCAGCGGCGACCGAGCTGGAGGAGCTGGTGAGCGTGGGCACTGTGGTGCCGACGGAGGTGAAGGCGCTGCCCTCGCCGGTGAGCGTGATCACCGCCAAGGACATCGAGCAGCAGCAGCTCCGCCGGACCGACCAGCTCTTTCGGATCTTCGTCCCCAGCGCCGTGGCCTGGGACCTGGGCGAGAGCCCCGAGCAGACCGCCATCACCATCCGCGGCGCCAGCTCGTTCACCGGGGGCACCGGGGTCAAGGTCTTCGTGGACGGGGTCGAGGTCGCCAATACCACCTTCACCCTGATCGACCCCACCAGCATCGAGCGGGTCGAGATCATCCGGGGCCCCGAGGCCGCGACGATCTACGGGCCCGGCGCCATCGGCGGGGTGATGCAAGTGTTCACCAAGAAGGGCGATCCCGCCCGCGCCCGCCCCGAGTACGAGGCGCAGGCGTCGGCCGGCATGGTGGAGAGCGAGTTCAAGAACGGCAGCGCGCTGCGGCAGGACTACCGCGCGGCCATCCGCGGCGGTGGCGGCTCCTATGGCTACAACGTCGGCGCCTCCTACGGCCGCACCGGCGAATGGCTGCCGGAGTTCCGCCTGCGCACGCCCAGCGTCTTCGGCGGGGCCCAGCTCACCCAGGGTCCGGTCCAGGTGGAGATCAGCGGCCGGTACTTCGGCACCGACCAGAACATCCCCAACTCGCCGCGGCTGGTGGCGGCCGGCCTGGAGAGCCCGGCACCGCGCTACGAGGAGCGGCACTACCACCAGTCCACCCTGGGCGCGCACGTCGGCTACACCCCGGTCACCTGGTGGCACCACAACCTCACGGTCGGGGTGGACGCGTTCGACGGGAGCCAGTACAACACCCGTCCCCGGCTGCTCACCCCTGACGACACCCTGCTGCAGGTAGTGAACCGCGAGTCCAGCAAGAAGTCGATCGCCTACAACACCTCGGTGACGCTGCCGACCGCCTCGCGGATCTCGGCGGTGGTGACCGCCGGCTTCGATCACTTCAGCACCGACGACAACTCCTTCATCGCCGGGCTCTCCGACAACTTCGAGGGCGTCCTCCGGCCCGACCCGGCGCTGCCCATCACCGCGATCCGGAGCCCGACCAGCAACACCGGCTTCTTCGGCCAGACTCAGCTCGGGCTGGACGACGCCCTCTTCCTGACTGCCGGGCTCCGGGTGGACGACAACACCGTGCTGGGCGGCGAGCATCCGGTGTCGCCCCGGGTGGGGCTCGCCTGGAGCCGGCCGGTGGGCGGCGTGACGGTGAAGCTCCGGAGCGGGTACGGCGAGGCGATCCGGGCGCCGGAGGCGCTGTCGCGGCTCGGCCTGGACCTGGGCTTCATCCGGAACCTCCCCAACCTCGATCTCCGGGCCGAGCGGCAGAAGGGCGTGGACGCGGGCGTGGACCTGGCCTCGGGGCGGGGGACGGTCAGCGTGACATACTACCACCAGATCGCGCAGGACCTGATCCAAAGCGTGCTCATCGGCGTGACCCCCCAGGGCGTGCCGGAGTTCCAGGACCAGAACGCCGGGAAGGTGCGGAACACCGGGCTCGAGCTGGAGGCGGGGATGCGCCTCGGCGCGGTGCAGCTCACCGGCAACTACGCCTACACCAGCAGCCAGGTGCGCGAGCTGGCCGTGGGCTACCTGGGGGAGCTGCTCCCCGGCGACTACGTGCTGGAGATCCCCAAGCACAGCGCGGGGGCCACCGCGGCCTTCACCCTCTTCCAGCGGACCAGCATCGCCACGGGGCTCACCTTCGTGGGCAAGCGCACCAGCTACGACTACGTCGCGCTCTTCAACGGCACCCCCGCGCGCGACGCCTGGGTCACCTACGATCCGTTCTTCAAGCTCAACCTCACTGTCACCCAGACGCTGACCCCGGGGATCTCGGCGCTGCTCACCGTGGAGAACCTGAGCAACAACAACACCGGGGAGGAGTTCGACTACCTGCCGTCGCTGGGACGGATCAGCACTGTCGGCTTGCGGGCGCGCTGGTGA
- a CDS encoding FecR domain-containing protein: MELSDHDWQRLERYLTRQGTAEELAQLDRWVAGNPELSALAEGMRTAGRSGEPSGMWDTDAAWRKVSRRMPWYTRPPLIRPGRRAVAWLPWALAASLAAAAGSSLYFFAPREHIAPAPAAREVATRRGERAAFTLADGSRIILGAESRLTIPAAYGKPGSPREVRLDGQGYFVVRHDRLRPFRVVTSLGTAEDLGTEFVVSTYAETRGMRVVVAEGKVGLRQPTSADSLPLMTLSPGDLGQLDSLGTAKVRRVNPASYLKWTGGALVFDGTPLREVVPQLARWYDVDIRLADSSLGRRRFTATFRNQSVSQVLALLGLSLELEVNRSGRAVTLRPRR, translated from the coding sequence ATGGAGCTATCGGACCACGACTGGCAGCGCCTGGAGCGCTACCTCACCCGCCAGGGCACCGCCGAGGAGCTGGCCCAACTCGACCGCTGGGTCGCCGGCAACCCCGAGCTGTCGGCCCTCGCCGAGGGGATGCGTACGGCGGGCCGTAGCGGCGAGCCGAGTGGCATGTGGGACACCGACGCCGCCTGGCGCAAGGTCTCCCGCCGGATGCCCTGGTACACCCGCCCACCGCTGATCCGTCCGGGGCGGCGGGCGGTGGCCTGGCTCCCCTGGGCGCTGGCCGCCTCGCTCGCGGCGGCAGCGGGCTCCTCCCTCTACTTCTTCGCGCCGCGCGAGCACATCGCGCCGGCCCCGGCCGCCCGCGAGGTCGCCACCCGGCGCGGGGAGCGGGCCGCCTTCACCCTCGCCGACGGCTCGCGGATCATCCTCGGCGCCGAGAGCCGGCTCACCATCCCCGCGGCCTATGGCAAGCCCGGGTCGCCACGCGAAGTGCGCCTCGACGGTCAGGGCTACTTCGTCGTCCGGCACGACCGCCTGCGCCCCTTCCGCGTCGTCACGAGCCTCGGCACCGCCGAGGACCTGGGGACTGAGTTCGTGGTCTCCACCTACGCCGAGACCCGCGGGATGCGCGTGGTCGTCGCCGAGGGGAAGGTGGGACTCCGCCAGCCGACCTCCGCCGATTCACTGCCCCTGATGACCCTCTCCCCCGGCGACCTGGGCCAACTCGACTCGCTGGGCACCGCCAAGGTACGGCGGGTGAATCCGGCATCGTACCTCAAGTGGACCGGCGGTGCGCTGGTGTTCGACGGCACACCGCTCCGCGAGGTCGTCCCCCAGCTCGCCCGCTGGTACGACGTGGACATCCGTCTCGCCGATAGCTCGCTCGGCCGCCGCCGCTTCACCGCGACCTTCCGCAACCAGTCGGTGTCCCAGGTGCTGGCACTACTGGGGCTCTCGCTCGAGCTGGAAGTGAACCGGAGCGGCCGGGCGGTGACGCTCCGACCTCGGAGGTAG
- a CDS encoding RNA polymerase sigma-70 factor produces the protein MRTSPQRDSLAPAPSTPPAAPAESALIDRIRSGDEPAFEQLFRAYYQPLCDFARSYVRSRETAEELVQTVFLRLWETREAFDPAAGVAAWLFAACRNRSLDHLKHRRVVERTESTGGAAGEPAPALGAPPPAPDEAAQLAELAQAVRDAVDRLPERCRATAILRWEHQLTHRQIAQTLRVSVKAVEAHLTRARAALRDRLAAFKP, from the coding sequence ATGCGCACCTCTCCCCAGCGCGATTCCCTCGCGCCTGCCCCCTCGACCCCGCCGGCCGCACCGGCGGAGTCGGCCCTGATCGACCGGATCCGCTCCGGCGACGAGCCGGCGTTCGAGCAGCTGTTCCGGGCCTACTACCAGCCGCTGTGCGACTTCGCGCGGTCCTACGTGCGCTCGCGCGAGACCGCCGAAGAGCTGGTGCAGACGGTCTTCCTCCGGCTCTGGGAGACGCGGGAAGCATTCGACCCCGCCGCGGGCGTCGCCGCCTGGCTCTTCGCCGCCTGCCGTAACCGGTCGCTCGATCACCTGAAGCACCGGCGCGTGGTCGAGCGCACCGAGAGCACGGGCGGGGCCGCCGGCGAGCCGGCGCCCGCCCTCGGTGCGCCGCCCCCCGCGCCCGACGAAGCCGCCCAGCTCGCGGAGCTGGCCCAGGCGGTCCGCGATGCCGTCGACCGGCTCCCCGAGCGCTGCCGGGCCACCGCGATCCTCCGCTGGGAGCATCAGCTCACCCACCGCCAGATCGCCCAGACGCTGCGTGTGTCGGTCAAGGCGGTCGAGGCCCACCTCACCCGTGCGCGTGCCGCGCTCCGGGACCGCCTGGCCGCCTTCAAGCCGTAG
- a CDS encoding carboxypeptidase-like regulatory domain-containing protein — protein sequence MTGLVTAHEGTPLPGATLRIGCAGGGSAVVMLTDSTGHYVANLETGSDPFDGASGDVLCHFAEPAAENVRVQVDTLLGFARGPLLAALQFVDLHEP from the coding sequence GTGACCGGGCTGGTCACAGCCCACGAGGGGACTCCCCTCCCCGGAGCTACGCTCCGCATTGGCTGCGCCGGCGGCGGGTCCGCCGTGGTTATGCTGACCGACTCCACCGGCCACTACGTGGCTAACTTGGAGACCGGCTCAGACCCCTTTGACGGCGCCAGCGGAGACGTTCTCTGCCATTTCGCGGAACCGGCCGCGGAGAACGTCCGGGTCCAAGTGGACACGTTGTTGGGCTTCGCCCGAGGCCCGCTGCTGGCGGCGCTTCAGTTCGTTGACCTCCACGAGCCGTAG
- a CDS encoding SgcJ/EcaC family oxidoreductase produces MLESVVGQLQAAWNAMDGSAFAAPFAHDADFVNIRGEHFRGRPAIAAGHAAIFRTIYAGSTVQFTVEGARLLRPDVALLHVRSVLDAPHGPLAGRHGACFSLALTKEPGGWEIAAFHNTLEAEQGPPR; encoded by the coding sequence GTGCTCGAGAGCGTTGTCGGCCAGCTTCAGGCCGCTTGGAACGCCATGGACGGCTCAGCGTTCGCTGCCCCCTTCGCCCACGATGCCGATTTCGTCAATATCCGCGGCGAGCATTTCCGCGGCCGGCCAGCGATCGCCGCGGGTCATGCCGCGATCTTCCGGACCATCTACGCCGGGAGCACCGTCCAGTTCACCGTCGAGGGTGCCCGACTGCTGCGCCCGGACGTCGCTCTGCTGCACGTGCGCTCGGTGCTGGACGCTCCCCACGGGCCGCTCGCCGGGCGGCACGGAGCGTGTTTCTCTTTGGCCCTCACGAAGGAGCCCGGCGGCTGGGAGATCGCCGCATTCCACAACACGCTGGAGGCTGAGCAGGGGCCGCCCCGCTGA
- a CDS encoding GAF domain-containing protein: MTLPILSEAVGQSLRGPGTRAQRARAVAEAIQRVGRFEWVGIYDITPTEIAAIAWTGTEPPAFPTFPRTQGLNGAAAASGELVVANDVACDPRYLTTFARTGAEMIAPVRDQAGKVCGTLDIESSRVGAFGDAEQALAREAAELIRPLWQCMA; the protein is encoded by the coding sequence ATGACTCTCCCTATCCTCTCCGAGGCCGTGGGGCAAAGCCTGCGAGGTCCTGGCACGCGCGCTCAGCGCGCCAGGGCTGTCGCCGAGGCTATTCAACGCGTGGGTCGCTTTGAGTGGGTTGGGATCTACGACATCACGCCGACCGAGATCGCGGCGATTGCCTGGACTGGCACCGAGCCGCCCGCCTTTCCCACCTTTCCGCGCACGCAAGGTCTGAATGGCGCGGCGGCTGCGAGCGGCGAGCTGGTGGTGGCCAATGACGTGGCGTGCGATCCGCGCTACTTGACCACCTTCGCGCGGACGGGAGCGGAGATGATCGCGCCGGTGCGGGATCAGGCGGGAAAGGTATGCGGAACCCTGGATATCGAGAGCTCTCGAGTTGGCGCGTTCGGTGACGCGGAGCAGGCCTTGGCACGGGAAGCTGCCGAGTTGATTCGCCCGCTGTGGCAGTGCATGGCCTGA
- a CDS encoding DUF1772 domain-containing protein translates to MLFELVATLCAGLFAGAAVYVTLVEHPARLECGTEVATTEFGPSYRRASVMQASLAALGLVAAVVAWVQGRGVVVLFAGVLLGIAIPFTLLIILPTTKRLLDPALDGSSAEAAGLLKRWGRLHTVRSVASTLAFGLLLWHAVMSS, encoded by the coding sequence ATGCTCTTCGAGCTGGTGGCCACGCTTTGTGCCGGTTTGTTCGCCGGCGCCGCCGTGTACGTCACGCTGGTCGAACACCCGGCACGCCTCGAGTGCGGGACTGAGGTGGCCACCACTGAGTTCGGCCCGAGCTACCGGCGCGCGAGCGTCATGCAAGCGTCCCTTGCGGCACTGGGGCTCGTCGCGGCTGTGGTGGCCTGGGTGCAAGGCCGAGGGGTCGTAGTCTTGTTCGCCGGCGTGCTGCTCGGGATCGCGATCCCCTTCACGCTGCTCATCATTCTGCCGACCACGAAGCGACTGCTGGATCCCGCGCTCGACGGAAGCTCCGCCGAGGCGGCCGGCTTGCTGAAGCGCTGGGGCCGGCTGCACACCGTACGGAGTGTGGCGAGCACGTTGGCCTTCGGCTTGTTGCTCTGGCACGCAGTGATGTCGTCCTGA
- a CDS encoding DoxX family protein: protein MIRKIAYWASTAIVALSLLAALSYLSGSEQVVSGFAKAGYPQHLRIVLGIVKPAAAIVLLLPGFPLLKEWAYAGAAFTWVMAFISAYTGGEQTWPMPLVLLALLTVSYVTRPASRRLVLTPAGA, encoded by the coding sequence GTGATTCGAAAGATCGCATATTGGGCCAGCACCGCGATCGTTGCACTGTCCCTGCTGGCTGCTCTCAGCTATCTGAGCGGGAGTGAACAGGTCGTCTCCGGGTTCGCCAAGGCCGGCTACCCGCAACACCTCAGGATAGTTCTCGGAATCGTCAAACCCGCGGCCGCAATCGTTCTGCTCTTGCCTGGCTTTCCTCTCCTGAAGGAATGGGCCTACGCCGGCGCGGCCTTCACGTGGGTGATGGCGTTCATCTCAGCGTACACGGGCGGAGAGCAAACGTGGCCAATGCCGCTGGTGCTCCTGGCACTACTGACCGTCTCCTACGTAACCCGGCCTGCCAGCCGCCGCCTGGTATTGACACCGGCGGGTGCCTGA
- a CDS encoding CPBP family glutamic-type intramembrane protease has protein sequence MLVFPFIWGLTEQMTYNGYLAPRFQVVCRSTTLAVAIVAFAWSLQHSFMPLTFDPRYMAFRLLSPVPNTVFATVVYLRLRRLVPLALSHALMDGAGVLIGVLLPLLRA, from the coding sequence GTGCTGGTATTTCCGTTCATCTGGGGACTGACCGAGCAAATGACCTATAACGGCTATCTGGCACCCCGCTTCCAGGTTGTGTGCCGGAGTACGACTCTGGCGGTTGCCATCGTGGCATTCGCCTGGTCGTTGCAGCACAGTTTCATGCCGTTGACCTTTGATCCGAGGTACATGGCCTTTCGGCTTTTGTCGCCGGTGCCGAACACCGTCTTTGCAACGGTAGTGTACCTGCGACTTCGCCGGCTGGTGCCGTTGGCGCTTTCGCATGCCCTGATGGATGGTGCGGGCGTGCTGATCGGCGTGCTTCTTCCGCTGTTGAGGGCATGA
- a CDS encoding nuclear transport factor 2 family protein has protein sequence MSLRPPRLPLALLLLTLLPARLAAQSAATTDSAAITAIRETVRQYDNALRRADVAALERIWAPEFTFVNPRGERLTRADRLANVRTGRTTFDSLAPAPKEESIRVYGDVAVLTTLLTLKGRYSGKDQSGRFRALVVWVHRDGRWQQVANQLTAVAGP, from the coding sequence ATGTCACTGCGCCCGCCCCGGCTCCCGCTGGCCCTCCTGCTGCTCACCCTGCTGCCGGCTCGCCTCGCCGCCCAATCGGCGGCCACCACCGACTCCGCGGCCATCACAGCGATTCGCGAGACTGTCCGCCAGTACGACAACGCCCTGCGTCGGGCCGACGTGGCGGCGCTCGAGCGAATTTGGGCGCCGGAGTTCACCTTCGTCAACCCGCGGGGCGAGCGACTGACCCGGGCCGATCGGCTCGCCAACGTGCGCACCGGCCGGACGACCTTCGATTCGCTGGCGCCCGCGCCGAAGGAAGAGAGCATCCGCGTGTATGGCGATGTCGCGGTGCTCACGACGCTGCTGACCCTCAAAGGCCGCTACAGCGGCAAGGACCAGAGCGGCAGGTTTCGTGCACTCGTGGTCTGGGTCCATCGCGACGGCCGCTGGCAGCAGGTCGCCAACCAGCTCACCGCGGTCGCGGGCCCGTGA
- a CDS encoding VOC family protein, with product MITADTVPHPACLTGIAPQLLVDDLSIAIAYYRDKLGFDVDFCYDSFYAGVSRDGIAIHLKCAPKTLSDRAHRKQYEHLDAYISVTGVATLHEELRARGALITRPLEARPWSCIDFYVEDPDGYILCFSEPTA from the coding sequence ATGATAACGGCGGACACGGTCCCTCATCCGGCATGTCTCACCGGCATCGCACCGCAATTGCTGGTGGACGATCTCAGTATAGCCATAGCGTATTATCGGGATAAGCTCGGATTCGACGTCGACTTCTGCTACGACTCGTTCTACGCCGGCGTGAGCCGCGACGGCATCGCCATTCATCTCAAGTGTGCCCCCAAGACGCTCAGCGACCGAGCACATCGGAAACAGTATGAGCACCTTGATGCATACATCAGTGTCACCGGGGTGGCGACGCTGCACGAGGAGCTGCGGGCGCGGGGCGCGCTCATCACCAGGCCGCTGGAAGCGCGACCGTGGTCGTGTATCGACTTTTACGTCGAGGACCCCGATGGATACATTCTCTGCTTCAGCGAGCCGACCGCCTAG